One part of the Armatimonadota bacterium genome encodes these proteins:
- a CDS encoding nucleotide exchange factor GrpE, whose amino-acid sequence MSENEGQTTPQDTPRVDVSEPQAEALGDSESAETVDPRDILIAGLKEELKRTSDDLLRQLAEAQNIQRRLKQQMDQDRKYAVEGLIRNLIPVLDNFDRSIAAAEQGASPEAVIDGIRAMHKSLQRALEPVGLIRITAVGLPFDPERHEALATVETSDVPPETVTDEIEPGYILADRVVRPARVRVSRAPGEG is encoded by the coding sequence ATGAGCGAAAACGAAGGGCAAACCACACCCCAAGACACTCCCCGGGTAGATGTTTCCGAACCCCAGGCCGAAGCACTGGGAGACTCCGAATCCGCTGAGACCGTCGATCCCCGAGACATCCTGATTGCCGGTTTGAAAGAGGAGCTCAAGCGGACCTCCGACGACTTGCTCCGCCAGCTCGCCGAGGCGCAAAACATCCAGCGCCGGTTAAAGCAGCAAATGGACCAAGACCGCAAGTACGCAGTGGAAGGATTGATCCGCAACCTGATTCCCGTCCTCGATAATTTCGACCGGTCTATCGCCGCCGCCGAACAAGGGGCCAGCCCAGAAGCCGTCATTGACGGGATACGGGCCATGCACAAGAGCCTCCAGCGAGCATTAGAGCCCGTCGGGTTGATCAGGATCACGGCCGTAGGGCTCCCCTTTGACCCCGAACGCCACGAGGCGTTGGCAACCGTCGAAACCAGCGATGTGCCGCCAGAAACCGTTACGGATGAAATCGAGCCGGGCTACATTCTGGCCGACCGCGTTGTGCGGCCCGCACGGGTTCGGGTGAGCCGGGCCCCCGGGGAAGGTTAG
- the glmM gene encoding phosphoglucosamine mutase: MGSLFGTDGVRGVANHKLTPEIAFQIGQAAGVWLKSQPNLHHRVAIGRDTRRSGPMLGAALASGFCSAGIDAATLGFFPTGGVSYVTRTGDYGMGAVISASHNPAPDNGIKLIAHSGTKVPAEVEAFVESHLGAELPTRPVGADLGMLAPAAGEAERYLQWLGSLVPERLDGLKIAVDAANGAAFELGARLFRDLGAEVVSAGDQPDGMNINSGCGATHPAFIQELAKSHRCDLGIAFDGDADRAVFADSQGRLINGDRTMAIWCAHQMKHGELSPALVVGTVMSNGGFESYMRSQGIQLIRVDVGDKYVAAKLRETGGKVGGEQSGHIIFSDHVPTGDGLVTALMLAKVLRNQGKSAAELYDSFENWPQILVNLEVERKEGWDSNSVIQGKISEAESALAGHGRVNVRASGTQPILRVMVESSDCRDRDHAAGLITDAILAELGGTVYSRVDLTHALGD; the protein is encoded by the coding sequence ATGGGCAGTTTGTTCGGTACAGACGGCGTGCGGGGCGTGGCCAACCACAAGCTGACGCCGGAAATCGCCTTCCAGATCGGTCAGGCGGCGGGGGTCTGGCTCAAGTCGCAACCCAACCTGCACCACCGTGTGGCGATCGGTCGAGACACGCGGCGCAGCGGGCCAATGCTGGGCGCTGCCCTTGCCTCCGGGTTTTGCAGCGCCGGAATCGATGCCGCCACCCTCGGCTTCTTCCCAACCGGGGGCGTGAGTTATGTCACCCGGACGGGGGATTACGGCATGGGAGCTGTGATTTCGGCAAGCCACAATCCTGCCCCGGACAACGGCATCAAGCTGATCGCCCATAGCGGCACCAAGGTGCCTGCGGAAGTCGAGGCATTTGTCGAATCGCACCTGGGGGCCGAATTGCCGACTCGGCCGGTCGGTGCAGACCTCGGGATGCTTGCCCCGGCAGCCGGCGAAGCCGAACGGTATTTGCAATGGCTGGGCTCTCTGGTTCCCGAACGCCTTGATGGCCTCAAAATTGCCGTCGATGCGGCCAACGGTGCGGCGTTTGAACTCGGGGCGCGGTTGTTCCGGGACCTGGGGGCCGAAGTGGTCTCTGCCGGCGACCAGCCAGACGGCATGAACATTAATTCCGGTTGCGGGGCGACCCACCCGGCCTTCATCCAGGAGTTGGCAAAATCTCACCGGTGCGACCTAGGGATCGCCTTTGACGGAGATGCCGATCGGGCCGTTTTCGCCGATTCGCAGGGCCGGTTGATCAACGGGGACCGGACGATGGCGATCTGGTGTGCCCACCAAATGAAGCACGGGGAGCTTTCGCCTGCCTTGGTGGTCGGCACCGTGATGTCGAATGGCGGCTTTGAATCCTACATGCGTTCACAAGGGATCCAGCTGATCCGGGTGGATGTCGGAGACAAGTACGTTGCGGCAAAACTACGCGAGACCGGTGGGAAGGTCGGAGGCGAACAGAGCGGCCACATCATCTTCTCGGACCATGTCCCGACTGGGGACGGCTTGGTCACAGCCTTGATGCTGGCCAAAGTCCTCCGGAATCAAGGCAAGTCAGCCGCCGAACTTTACGATAGTTTCGAAAACTGGCCCCAGATATTGGTCAATTTGGAGGTCGAGAGGAAGGAGGGGTGGGACTCCAACTCGGTCATCCAGGGCAAGATTTCGGAAGCCGAATCTGCCTTGGCCGGGCATGGGCGTGTTAATGTCCGCGCCAGCGGCACCCAGCCGATCCTCCGCGTCATGGTCGAATCCTCGGATTGCCGCGACCGCGACCACGCCGCGGGGCTCATCACCGATGCCATCCTTGCCGAGTTGGGGGGAACCGTGTATAGCCGAGTAGACTTGACCCATGCTTTGGGCGATTGA
- a CDS encoding type III pantothenate kinase, with protein MLWAIDIGNTQVNVGVHDGTRWLASWRHETDHQRTEDEIAGLLFPLAQFAGIAFSDCCSVVVGSVVPPVDVNWHRFALKYLGCEARFLRGGDQVGLKVDYDPPRAVGADRIANALGALARLQPPLVVVDFGTATTFDCVDRSGAYTGGAIMPGLMVSLDSLVGRTAKLPAVAIEAPNRTVGKNTVESLQSGVVLGYAEAIDGLIRRIRAELGDPCPAVATGGLGQTFVGLCQEISEYDPTLTLEGLRIAAGKMA; from the coding sequence ATGCTTTGGGCGATTGACATCGGCAACACCCAGGTCAACGTCGGGGTTCATGACGGTACGCGGTGGTTGGCCAGTTGGCGGCACGAAACCGACCATCAACGCACTGAAGACGAGATTGCCGGGCTGCTGTTCCCGCTGGCGCAATTCGCCGGCATCGCCTTTTCCGATTGCTGCTCGGTCGTTGTTGGCAGCGTCGTCCCCCCTGTCGATGTAAATTGGCACCGGTTCGCCCTCAAATACCTTGGGTGCGAGGCCCGGTTCCTGCGGGGCGGGGATCAGGTCGGTTTGAAGGTGGATTACGACCCGCCCCGGGCTGTTGGGGCCGACCGGATCGCCAATGCGCTTGGGGCTTTGGCCCGCCTGCAGCCGCCATTGGTCGTGGTCGACTTTGGGACGGCGACCACCTTCGACTGCGTTGACCGGTCGGGAGCCTACACCGGCGGAGCAATCATGCCCGGTTTGATGGTGAGCCTGGATTCGTTGGTTGGCCGGACAGCCAAACTCCCGGCGGTAGCCATCGAAGCTCCGAACCGCACAGTGGGGAAGAACACTGTAGAATCGTTGCAAAGCGGCGTTGTCCTGGGTTACGCCGAGGCGATAGACGGGTTGATCCGGCGGATTCGGGCCGAGCTAGGCGACCCGTGCCCCGCAGTGGCCACCGGCGGACTTGGGCAAACTTTTGTCGGCCTTTGTCAGGAGATTTCTGAATACGATCCGACCTTGACCCTGGAAGGGTTGAGAATCGCGGCCGGCAAGATGGCCTAA
- a CDS encoding caspase family protein — translation MIQRTLKLFLATAAALLAVVASCDWQSDYERALRAASEGDWMTARDAFQGAKSQRAGDSPEATRLPGPVTEPRLWRNGSAYSPEFGAAYSAYRLGLSAADDATKQQYLMLAAAELRGLADKGQSAPETLKALKSVYTLLGDKNGLGELAGMTATWKVDSSFLAPEDMTGPVKSQGSGKPEPNTTTTSGGAKVTTGTNGGQIIKIKPADLGNLAGIYGEEPVPTVETKYALIIGNTNSPNKDSRLSFAGNDAEMVAGALTRYAGYASEHVRVLIDASASSIQAAASELASSLPDNATVVVYFTGYAAYLGGKDYLGGNDLELPKDSTRMVSKSELIRRFSDKGARVYFFAQCNREMDGPDYFGKERLASGTFSEVYANISGTQANSIFSNGKQVGLYTAAFVATLAEFYTNQVPINEFCWHVFYAMRGGSDANAQRGGGTQTPTLPILVNLGPTSPF, via the coding sequence ATGATTCAACGAACCCTGAAATTGTTCTTGGCGACTGCCGCTGCGTTGCTGGCCGTGGTTGCGTCCTGCGATTGGCAGAGCGACTATGAACGGGCACTGCGGGCGGCATCCGAAGGCGATTGGATGACGGCGCGGGATGCCTTTCAGGGTGCCAAATCCCAACGGGCCGGCGACTCGCCCGAGGCGACACGCCTGCCCGGGCCGGTGACTGAACCCCGGCTCTGGCGCAACGGCTCTGCCTATTCACCGGAATTTGGTGCCGCCTATTCCGCCTACCGGCTTGGATTGTCAGCGGCTGACGATGCAACCAAACAGCAATACTTAATGCTGGCCGCGGCAGAATTGCGCGGCCTGGCCGACAAAGGACAAAGCGCGCCGGAAACCCTTAAGGCGCTCAAATCTGTTTACACCCTCCTTGGCGACAAAAACGGACTCGGCGAACTTGCGGGCATGACGGCAACTTGGAAAGTCGACAGTTCGTTCCTTGCTCCAGAAGACATGACCGGGCCCGTGAAATCCCAAGGCAGCGGCAAGCCGGAACCGAACACCACGACAACTTCTGGCGGCGCAAAAGTCACCACCGGTACAAACGGCGGCCAAATCATCAAGATCAAACCCGCCGACCTCGGCAACCTCGCCGGAATCTATGGTGAAGAACCGGTTCCGACCGTCGAGACCAAGTACGCCCTCATCATTGGCAACACCAATTCGCCGAACAAAGATTCCCGTCTTTCCTTTGCTGGCAACGATGCCGAAATGGTTGCCGGGGCGCTCACCCGCTATGCGGGCTACGCTTCAGAACACGTGCGGGTGTTGATCGACGCTTCTGCGTCCTCGATTCAGGCCGCCGCTTCTGAGCTAGCGTCTTCCCTTCCCGACAATGCCACCGTGGTCGTTTACTTCACCGGGTACGCCGCGTATCTTGGCGGCAAGGATTACCTCGGGGGCAACGACCTCGAACTCCCGAAAGACTCGACCCGGATGGTTTCCAAGTCGGAACTCATCCGGCGCTTTTCCGATAAAGGGGCCCGGGTCTACTTCTTCGCCCAATGCAACCGGGAAATGGATGGTCCTGATTACTTCGGCAAAGAAAGGCTGGCTTCCGGCACATTCAGCGAGGTTTACGCCAACATCTCCGGCACCCAGGCCAACAGCATCTTTTCCAACGGCAAGCAAGTCGGGCTGTACACGGCAGCCTTTGTGGCAACGCTTGCCGAGTTCTACACGAACCAAGTGCCGATCAACGAATTCTGCTGGCACGTGTTTTATGCCATGAGGGGCGGCTCCGACGCCAATGCCCAGCGTGGCGGCGGAACCCAAACTCCGACCTTGCCCATCCTCGTCAACCTCGGGCCCACCAGCCCGTTCTGA